Proteins encoded together in one Petrotoga mexicana DSM 14811 window:
- a CDS encoding NAD(P)/FAD-dependent oxidoreductase: MKYETDVVVLGGGGGGMAAAKAADKNGANVILIEREEENGGVLNQCIHNGFGIHYYRKDLTGPEFKETLQEELANTNIKILNSAFVLNVNKDKQLTFVNHKGIHEIKTKALVMATGARERHFNSLAVPGDRVAGIFTAGVAQKYINLQNLKPANSALIVGSGDIGLIMARRLHLEGIEVKGVVEILPYPGGLERNVQQCLRDYNIPLYLSHTVTRVEGNKRLSKVYVSQVDENRQVIPNTEKVFNVDALITSVGLIPLTDPVKFVETGPGFITSNTNQTSEDWIFAAGNCTVVFDLVDYVSREGEKAGKYAALYSQNQYFPEQKVKVKKGKNINILHPMYIDPNERTKLYLRVSKTFKRVEVTVEPLGIKMIEEEARPSEMIEISIKPFKDKNLKEIEVSARELG; this comes from the coding sequence ATGAAATACGAAACAGATGTTGTTGTATTAGGTGGTGGTGGAGGAGGAATGGCCGCTGCTAAGGCTGCAGATAAAAATGGTGCAAACGTTATTCTTATAGAAAGGGAAGAAGAAAACGGTGGAGTTTTAAATCAATGTATTCACAATGGTTTTGGGATACATTATTATAGAAAAGATTTAACCGGCCCAGAATTCAAAGAAACGCTTCAAGAAGAATTAGCCAATACGAATATAAAAATATTGAACAGTGCCTTTGTGTTGAATGTGAATAAAGATAAACAATTGACTTTTGTGAATCATAAAGGGATACACGAGATAAAAACAAAGGCTTTAGTTATGGCAACAGGGGCAAGAGAAAGACATTTTAATTCACTTGCGGTTCCGGGTGATAGGGTTGCTGGTATTTTTACCGCAGGAGTAGCTCAAAAATACATCAACCTTCAAAATCTCAAGCCAGCCAATAGCGCCTTAATAGTTGGTTCAGGAGATATTGGATTGATAATGGCTCGCCGGCTTCATTTAGAGGGAATAGAAGTAAAAGGTGTTGTAGAAATTTTGCCATACCCAGGTGGGTTGGAAAGAAACGTTCAACAGTGTCTAAGAGATTATAATATTCCATTGTATCTTTCTCATACCGTCACAAGAGTCGAAGGAAATAAGAGATTGAGTAAAGTTTACGTATCTCAAGTTGATGAAAATAGGCAAGTTATTCCAAACACGGAAAAGGTATTTAACGTGGATGCCCTCATAACATCCGTTGGCCTTATACCTTTAACAGACCCTGTAAAATTTGTTGAAACTGGTCCTGGATTTATCACATCTAATACTAATCAAACTTCTGAAGATTGGATCTTTGCAGCTGGGAACTGTACAGTTGTATTTGACTTAGTGGATTATGTTTCAAGAGAAGGGGAAAAAGCCGGTAAATATGCTGCTCTTTATTCACAAAATCAATACTTTCCAGAGCAAAAGGTAAAAGTTAAAAAAGGTAAAAATATAAATATATTGCATCCAATGTATATAGATCCCAACGAAAGGACAAAGTTGTACCTTAGAGTTTCAAAAACTTTCAAAAGAGTGGAAGTTACAGTAGAACCTCTTGGAATTAAGATGATAGAAGAAGAAGCTAGACCTTCTGAAATGATTGAAATTTCCATAAAACCATTTAAGGATAAGAATTTGAAAGAAATAGAGGTGAGTGCACGTGAACTCGGTTGA
- a CDS encoding DUF1667 domain-containing protein has product MNSVEYKKKKIVCTNCPLGCKINVVYADADEIEIVEVKGNRCKRGLEFVKQEITDPLRVVVTSVKVEDGEISMASVRSDKPVPLRLMQDIMKILKETKVKAPVKRGDVVIQNILDTGSDIIATRSVNRKK; this is encoded by the coding sequence GTGAACTCGGTTGAATACAAAAAGAAGAAAATAGTGTGTACGAATTGCCCTTTGGGATGTAAAATAAACGTTGTTTATGCAGATGCGGATGAAATAGAAATTGTAGAAGTTAAGGGGAACAGATGTAAAAGAGGTTTAGAATTTGTAAAACAAGAAATCACTGATCCCTTAAGAGTGGTTGTAACAAGTGTTAAAGTAGAAGATGGAGAAATTTCGATGGCTTCGGTTCGGTCTGATAAACCTGTCCCATTGAGACTTATGCAAGATATAATGAAAATATTAAAAGAAACAAAGGTAAAAGCACCCGTTAAAAGAGGGGACGTTGTAATACAAAATATATTAGACACAGGTAGTGATATAATAGCTACTAGAAGTGTCAATAGGAAAAAATAA
- a CDS encoding NAD(P)/FAD-dependent oxidoreductase, with product MIAVIGAGIVGSLIAREINKYIEDVYIFEAKNRIAAGVTKGNSAIIHGGYDDEPGSVRAEFCYRGNKLYDEISQELSVEVKRVGSHVVALNEDDLKVIDELEKKAIQNGVKEYEILDKAELLEMEPNLNKSALRSLYCPIAAITEPWEAVIQAAKSVEINGGKVLKNKKLVEVKKKDNKFELFFEDGSSYIADLVINAAGLYADEVAKLFGDEIPYIFPRKGEYILLGKDVKYVNSVIFPTPSKITKGCLVMPTVDGGYLAGPTAQNIKSKQDLSTTQEGLLEVKEKSLRLVPTLDFSRNVVKTFAGLRPETKEKDFYIDVGGGNVIHVSGIRSPGLTAAPAIAKYVVEYLIQEKLHINLEKRKNYINHIEKVPHLVEEDYEHWKRVIQEDPDAGEMICYCNKITKKEIKEAIKNGARTLDDVKFATRASFGECQGSFCIPKILKIISEETGLRPEEVLQNEKGSWIINSEVRAI from the coding sequence TTGATAGCGGTTATAGGTGCTGGAATAGTAGGAAGTTTAATCGCAAGGGAAATTAACAAATATATAGAAGATGTTTACATATTTGAAGCAAAAAATCGAATAGCCGCAGGAGTTACAAAAGGAAATTCTGCTATAATCCACGGTGGCTATGATGATGAACCGGGAAGTGTGAGAGCAGAATTCTGTTATAGGGGTAATAAACTATACGATGAGATATCACAAGAACTTTCTGTAGAAGTGAAAAGAGTTGGATCACATGTTGTTGCATTAAACGAAGATGATTTAAAAGTAATCGATGAGCTGGAAAAAAAAGCAATTCAAAACGGCGTAAAGGAATATGAGATTTTAGATAAGGCAGAACTATTAGAAATGGAACCAAATTTAAATAAAAGTGCTTTAAGATCCTTATATTGTCCTATTGCTGCTATAACTGAACCTTGGGAAGCAGTCATTCAGGCTGCAAAATCGGTAGAGATTAACGGAGGAAAAGTTTTAAAAAATAAGAAACTTGTTGAAGTGAAAAAGAAAGATAACAAATTTGAATTGTTCTTCGAAGATGGGAGCAGTTATATAGCTGATTTAGTTATTAACGCTGCAGGATTATATGCAGATGAAGTAGCAAAGCTTTTTGGAGATGAAATTCCTTATATTTTTCCAAGAAAAGGCGAATATATTCTTTTAGGTAAAGATGTGAAATACGTAAATTCTGTTATTTTTCCTACACCTTCTAAAATAACAAAAGGTTGCTTGGTTATGCCAACGGTAGATGGAGGTTATTTAGCTGGTCCTACTGCTCAAAATATAAAATCAAAGCAAGATCTTTCTACGACTCAAGAAGGGCTTTTAGAAGTCAAAGAAAAATCTTTGAGATTGGTTCCAACTTTAGATTTTTCAAGGAACGTAGTGAAAACATTTGCCGGTCTAAGACCTGAAACAAAGGAAAAGGATTTTTATATCGATGTAGGTGGAGGAAATGTGATACATGTTTCTGGCATAAGATCACCTGGATTAACCGCTGCACCTGCGATTGCTAAATACGTTGTAGAATATCTTATTCAAGAAAAGTTGCATATTAATTTAGAAAAAAGGAAAAATTACATCAATCATATTGAAAAAGTCCCACATTTAGTAGAAGAGGATTATGAGCATTGGAAAAGAGTCATTCAAGAAGATCCAGATGCCGGAGAAATGATCTGCTATTGTAACAAAATAACAAAAAAGGAGATTAAAGAGGCTATAAAAAATGGCGCACGAACTCTAGATGATGTTAAATTTGCCACAAGAGCTTCCTTTGGAGAATGTCAAGGAAGTTTTTGCATACCAAAGATATTAAAAATAATCTCCGAAGAGACAGGGTTAAGACCAGAAGAAGTACTCCAAAATGAAAAAGGTTCGTGGATAATAAATTCCGAGGTGAGAGCGATATGA